The Papaver somniferum cultivar HN1 unplaced genomic scaffold, ASM357369v1 unplaced-scaffold_107, whole genome shotgun sequence genome includes a region encoding these proteins:
- the LOC113328277 gene encoding wall-associated receptor kinase 2-like produces MGDSHVLVKFQCFTFLWLWLQVGAAEIPTNTSRPITKPGCRDRCGNVSIPYPFGIGEGCSAGGYFELTCEDSYFDSALPTYEDYNFSKISIPDGHITALLWVSMDCSDEKMPGWTTFNHFSPFTLSNTKNKFIAMGCDTYAFLQLGDKRDNTALGCTSVCDTMEDISDGSCTGFGCCEASIPPGIGSYNITVRSVGETRRNLSFNPCSYAFLIEESSFQFSKSYLKDFLNNGNGVVPVVVDWTIGTETCEIAKTNLTSYACGPNTICTSSNVSSGYRCNCKKGYEGNPYLNSSTGGECQDVDECYEKRYEKRCRIETNICINTEGGYTCPCKHGFYSQHEKNGISDCIPRLSNSNRIVVGVCLGLALLVVSLVASFWLYWGYRKRKHMQVKEEFFKQNGGLILNRLLYEREEDTETFRNRRGGRKHRSVATIYTEKELRKATDNYHESHILGRGGFGTVYKGILSNGTVVAIKKTKVVDMNQNEQFINEIAVLSQINHKNVVQLLGCCLETEVPLLVYEFVTNGTLHQHLHKGRDNQTGYATLSWENRLRIALEVAGALTYLHAEASIPIIHRDVKSSNVLLDDDYKAKVSDFGASRLNPTDQAQLSTVVQGTFGYLDPEYMQSNKLTEKSDVYSFGVLLVELLTEIWQGMIMNGSVV; encoded by the exons ATGGGGGATTCACATGTTCTTGTGAAGTTTCAGTGTTTCACTTTCTTATGGCTATGGCTGCAAGTAGGAGCTGCAGAAATACCAACCAATACTTCCCGTCCAATAACCAAACCTGGTTGCCGAGATCGCTGCGGGAATGTCAGCATACCTTACCCATTTGGTATTGGTGAAGGTTGTTCTGCAGGTGGTTACTTCGAGTTAACATGCGAAGATAGTTACTTCGATTCCGCCCTACCCACTTACGAGGACTacaatttctcaaagatatcaaTACCGGACGGCCATATAACGGCGCTTCTCTGGGTTTCCATGGATTGTTCCGATGAGAAAATGCCAGGCTGGACAACGTTTAACCATTTTTCACCGTTCACATTGTCTAATACAAAAAACAAGTTCATAGCCATGGGTTGCGACACCTACGCATTTCTACAACTTGGAGATAAACGAGATAATACAGCCCTGGGATGTACGTCAGTCTGTGATACCATGGAAGATATCAGTGATGGTTCATGCACTGGTTTTGGTTGCTGTGAGGCCTCAATTCCACCTGGAATAGGTTCATATAACATCACAGTTCGAAGCGTGGGTGAAACCCGAAGGAATTTGAGTTTCAATCCGTGCAGTTATGCCTTTTTGATTGAAGAAAGTTCGTTTCAGTTTTCTAAATCTTACCTCAAAGATTTCTTGAATAATGGGAACGGAGTGGTTCCGGTGGTCGTCGATTGGACTATTGGTactgaaacatgtgaaatagcTAAAACAAATCTGACTAGCTATGCATGTGGACCAAATACTATCTGCACATCCAGTAATGTTTCGTCAGGTTATCGTTGTAACTGTAAAAAGGGATATGAAGGGAATCCTTACCTGAACAGTAGTACCGGTGGTGAATGCCAAG ATGTTGATGAATGCTATGAGAAACGATATGAGAAACGATgtagaattgaaacaaatattTGCATTAATACGGAAGGGGGATACACATGTCCTTGCAAACATGGATTCTATTCTCAACACGAAAAAAATGGCATCTCAGATTGCATTCCCCGTCTGAGTAACTCCAACAGGATTGTTGTTG GTGTGTGCTTAGGCTTAGCTCTTCTAGTGGTGAGCCTTGTGGCTAGCTTCTGGTTGTACTGGGGATATAGGAAAAGAAAGCACATGCAAGTTAAGGAGGAATTCTTCAAGCAAAATGGTGGGTTGATTTTGAATCGTCTTCTTTATGAACGGGAAGAAGATACTGAGACGTTTCGAAATAGAAGGGGAGGAAGAAAACACCGGTCAGTTGCTACAATATACACCGAGAAGGAGCTGAGGAAGGCGACAGATAACTATCATGAAAGTCACATTCTTGGACGAGGAGGGTTTGGCACGGTGTATAAAGGCATCTTATCTAACGGAACCGTGGTTGCAATTAAGAAGACAAAAGTTGTCGATATGAACCAAAATGAGCAGTTCATAAATGAAATTGCTGTTCTGtcacaaattaatcacaaaaatgtGGTGCAGCTCTTGGGTTGTTGTCTAGAAACCGAAGTTCCTTTACTAGTTTATGAATTTGTAACTAACGGGACGCTTCACCAGCACTTGCACAAAGGACGTGACAACCAGACTGGTTATGCAACACTCTCATGGGAAAATCGTTTGAGGATAGCATTGGAAGTTGCAGGAGCATTAACTTACTTGCACGCTGAAGCTTCCATACCCATCATCCATAGAGACGTCAAGTCAAGTAATGTACTTCTAGATGATGATTACAAAGCAAAAGTTTCGGATTTCGGTGCTTCTAGGCTAAACCCTACGGATCAAGCTCAGCTAAGCACAGTAGTTCAAGGCACTTTTGGGTACTTGGACCCAGAATATATGCAGTCTAACAAGCTAACAGAGAAAAGCGACGTGTACAGCTTTGGTGTTTTGCTTGTGGAATTGCTAACAG AAATTTGGCAAGGTATGATAATGAACGGATCAGTAGTGTAG
- the LOC113328278 gene encoding uncharacterized protein LOC113328278, whose protein sequence is MDYIYSVLCHCLFLVGHQICANFRLKAEIGCSVLLLWLQLASAKNSPVHHSPPPAAPDMVPNCTADGIALTNCTKLPNTDCYQLKFGELPIFTCLCRKGYARDLGGVGCRKMYDPKCDPRTVRDGCLAPPPKTDNESFPRSKLNKIVAGACLSLSLLLVTSFILGI, encoded by the exons ATGGATTATATATACA GCGTGCTTTGTCATTGCCTATTTTTAGTTGGCCATCAAATATGCGCGAATTTTAGGCTTAAAGCGGAAATCGGG TGCTCTGTCTTATTACTGTGGCTGCAACTGGCTTCTGCAAAAAACTCGCCGGTTCATCACAGTCCCCCACCTGCTGCTCCCGATATGGTTCCAAACTGCACTGCTGACGGCATCGCGTTAACGAATTGTACGAAACTTCCTAATACTGACTGTTATCAATTAAAATTTGGTGAACTACCAATTTTTACATGTTTGTGTAGGAAAGGCTATGCGAGAGATCTTGGTGGTGTAGGCTGCCGAA AGATGTATGACCCAAAATGCGATCCTAGAACGGTTCGGGATGGTTGCTTAGCTCCGCCTCCTAAAACAGATAATGAAAGCTTTCCTCGGAGTAAATTAAACAAGATCGTTGCTG GTGCCTGCCTAAGCTTATCTCTTCTACTGGTGACCAGTTTTATTCTGGGGATatag